The window TCATGAGTTGACCCACAAGAAAATGCCCCATATAAATGACTGCCGCAGAGGTGAGTCCTCAGGTCAGAGGGTATACCTATCACAGTTAAGCTCAGGGGCCTAGGCTGGGTGGCGGTGGCACTGGGACTAGAGGGGTAGGGAGGAGGGTCTCCACCTGGGGTCAGGGCCAGAACTAGGGTGAGGCAAATGAGGCATCCACCTTGGGCACAAAATTTAAGGGAGCGCCAAAAACCCGataatcaagataaataatatttaaaaaaattttaatgcagaaaaatataaatatcttttaaaaagatAGGATTAGTATAACTGATTTTGTCTTTTGTCTCAGGCTCCCATATGGCTTGGCTAGGCACTGTTCTGATCTTGATTGTTGAGTTTTTGGGGCCCCCTTAAATTTTGTACCTGAGGCACCTACTAGCCTCACCTACCTCACACTAGTCACTGCCCTGCCTGGGGTAATCAACTCAGATGTCTACACAGCAGCAGGCAGGGTATAAGAAAAGTTATTCTTGAACACATGGCCTTAgtataattttcattttcccacttttgatagAGGCATAAATATAAAAAACTAGTTAACTTTCCACTATAACAAAACCAACAGTGCATGCTCAATGATAAATGGCCCCTGGTTCTCTGCCCCAGTGCATGGTAGACAAATAGGGATGATGGGCAGACTTTTTTGAACTGTTAAAGGAAGCAGATGCTATTCCATTCCACTAAATGTGGACATGTGTGGGACCCTTGCTGCCAGATCTTCCAAGTATTCAAAAGAATTTGGATTTTTATATAAAATCTCTTGAATTTTAAATGTTGGCATCTACATACTtcaagtattttttcaaatacctgGGAGTTAAACCTCAGGGCCAGAAAAAGCACATCTAGGGACCTGATTTGGCCAGTAGGCCTCTAGTTTACAATTCCTGCTTTCGAGAGAGATTCTTTCCCTACTTCATGTTGGAATCCCTCTGGAGTTGGGGGATCAAATACAATATTGCCAGAGGAGAGAGTTTAAAGGTAGGTTTATTTAGAACTCCCGGCCTAGTTTTCCTCTCTTGTCAGGACATGAGGTGGATGAAACAAGGGTAGGTTGATTAAGGTAATAAAGTCTACCTTTTACTGAATGTTTACTCTGtcccagacactgttctaagagcTTCACGTGTATTTACTGTTTTGAATCTCACAACAACCTTTGAAGAAGGAGGCTCAGATAGGTTAAGTAACCTTCCTcaggttacacagctagtaaatcTTAGAGACACGTTGTTAACCCAGGTGGTCTGACTGGTTTGGACCTGCGCCCTCTTCCTTCACCTTCCTGTAACTTTTCAATTAGGCAAAGCAAGAAAACCTGAGAATTTCTCGTTTGACCTCCTGGGGTGGGGGACAAAAAGTGTAGCAAGAAGAATGCATGTTATTTCATTCAGTCAGTCAGCAAACAATGACTGAGGCCTTGTGTTAGGTGCTGGGGATTCAGATGTGAAAGACACAGTCTCTGGTCTTAAAGACCTCACAGACGTGTAAGAAGGGGAAACTAAGAATTGTCACGTGATGTGTTTTGGGATATGTCCTAGGTGTCTTGATGGCATGAAGGGGAGTCGGAGgaggcttcacagaggaggtaGTGTTTGTGCTGAGCGTTAAGAAGTAGTTCACTAGCTCCTTGAGTGGGGCAAGAAGGGTATTCCAGGCAGAAGAACTAGGAAGTGCAAAAGTGTGGGTGGAAGACAGGGAAGGAATGGGACTTGTAAAACAGCGTGGCAGCCTCAAGGAActggaagcagattatcagggCTTGAACcgcaggagcctgggtggcagtAGCTAAGGATAAGTTTGGGGCGGTAGCCTGAGGTCAGATCATGGGCGTGTATAGGGTATACACAGGAGTCATCTTCATGGAGGAGTGGCTAGATCCTAAAGTAAGCATGTTAGACTGAGATTATATTTGGTTAGCATTTCCCTGGAATTACATGTAGTGAGTGAAAAGGCTTACAGTCTTAGGAGTACTTGGGAACTGAGGATTTCCTAGAATCCATTGAGAGAACAGCAGATTCACGTTTCCTATCTCATACACCTTCTAGAACATGTTTTCAGGTCAGAACCACTTACGTTATTGAAGTACCTACacagttaatttttttcccacCCAAAGCACAGGTCAAATTTGTGTTTAATTTCAAAGTTCAGTTATTAAGGATTCATAGTGTACTTAGAAGTTTTGAAGGACTCTAGCAGGTAGTGAGCTCAGCAGAAAGCTCTAGGCAGGAGGTACCAAGTGGTAGTAAAAGTTCAGAGTACAGGTGAAATGTTCTCAGTGTATATGTGCGGAGTGGGAAAGCAGAATGTTGAGGACAGACCCTAGGAAAACCCCAGGATTTGAGGGGCAGGCAGAGGGGTAAGAAGACAGGTAGGAAGAGTGGTGGTGTCTTCGGAGCCAAGGGAGAGGAGTTTGAGAGGTGTGAGCATCAGCAGTATCATGATGTAAAGAtggcaaaaatgatgaagagtgAGGATAGCTCATTAATTTGGGCAATTGAGAGGTTATTAATAAGGCTCTGTAGATTtacttaaggtccctgggtggcgctaaTGGtttatgctcagctactaacctaaaggttagcagtccAACCCACCcggcagtaccacagaagaaaggcctggtgaaatgcttccatgaagattacagccaaaaagaccctatggaacagttgtactctgtaacacatgtggtcgccgtgagtcagaattgattcaatggcaccggGCTTGGGCTTGGTAGGTTTAGTTGGGTTATCTATCTCCTTACTttgcttctttcattttttctccatagcacttttCACTGTCTgacatatttgtttttgtctttctccTGCACCAGAACGTAAGCTTCATGAACACAGGAACATTGTTTTGATCACTGTTGTGTTTCCAGTGTTTTAAATAATGCCTGACACATACTAGATTCTAAATAGAGATTTGTTGACTGACTAAAGAGCTGCTGGATTAGATACTCCATGGCCCCTTGTTAAAAAGAAATGCCTATGTGTAAGATTTACAAGCTTCTTGACACCCAGAAGTTCTTTGGACACCCAGGCCGTACTAATAAAGAACCTTCCATTTATCCTAGCCCCTTCATGATAGGGAAACTGAGATCTAGAAAAGGAAAGAGACTTGTCCAGGGCCATGTAACTAGCTAATGGGTCTGGATCCCAGTTCTCCCACTGCCAGCTCCTTACCGTCTTCAGCATCCCATCTCCAACTAGTTCTTTCTAGAAACGTGCTGGTGAGTGAGAGGAGAGGCAGAGAACAGGTGAGAGAGGCTCTCTCTGGATATTTGAAATTCGATCCTGCTTATAGCCAAGCCTCTTCCCTGGGGCTTTCCCATAATGCTCACAAGATGAGGATGGTGGCCAAGAGGAGATATGGGCCTGTTACGAGATGCCTGCCTGTGGCTGCTCCTATGGcactgccttccttccttccttcaggcTGCTACTTTGTCCTGGATTGGCTTCAGAAGACCTATTGGTGCCGCCAGTTGGAAAACAGCCTGAGAGAGTCCTGGGAGTTGGAGGAGGACAGGGAAGAAACAGATGAAGAAGACCAGGAGGAAGATAAAAACATTGTTGTTGATGACATCACAGAACAGAGACCGGAGCCTAAGGAAGATGTGAAAGGTGCAGAGCTGGATGTCCAGGCTGATGGAGACAGCAAAGAGGTGGATTCACATTCGGAAAAGGCTCTGAGGCGCAAAGAGCTGTATGGTATGTGCCTTTGAGAGCCAGATAAAAGCTTGTGAGCCTGGAATGTTTAGGCTTCGGGTTGGCACTGGTTGTTTTCTTTGGCTGAGCATATTTCCTCTGGGGCTTTGGTGAGTCGTAGCTTAAAAAATTGCTGTCACAAACCATCTTCCTTGAGCTCTGTGATGTAGGAGGGGGCAGGAATTCTAGTTTCCAATTTATAACTCAAGAAATGAGGTGCCAGAGGCTCAGAATTCCATCAGAAGCAGAGAACTGGGCTGGGTGCCCTATCCATCTTGCCATTCTGTTTTCAGAAAGAGTCCGAGAACTGTTGGTGTCTTACGAAGAGGAGCAGTTTAAGGTAATTAAATGCCCTTGATCTGGTGTGTtctccatttctttcctcttcccagctccctgggagaaaagtcCTGAGAAGGCATTTGAAAGAGAAGTGGCAAAACTTGGGGAAACTGCTTAGAAAGAGAGAAGGGGGGAACTAAGAAGGAGGCAAGAGGAGCAGGTTCCATTTGGCTGATCTTCCACAACTGCGGAAGGAAGCAGATGATGGAAGTTTGTGCATAATCTCCCCCACTGGGTGGTGGGGAACAACTGCGCATAGATGACCAGCAGATGGGGCCCAAGAGCTTTTCTAGAGCAAGTGAGGTTGAAGGGTGCTGTTTTAGTAGGAAGGGAGGTAGCTTAGAAACCATCCAGTTCAACCCTTTCTTTTCACAGATGGGTAAGTGAAGGGATTGGCCGAAGGTGACATATGCACCTAGTGATAGAACTAGGATTAGAACCTGAGTCTCTTGATTCCCTTCCATACCCCACTGCCTACCCTACCCTTTGGCCTAAGGGTCTCTGTGTATCTCCAACCAAATGTCCCCATTGGATCTCTCCATATTGGGGTATCTTCTGATTGGGAGCCACAGGGGATTCAGGAGTAGTGGAAAGCCTGGCATTTGAAGGACAGGTTATTTTTAATAGGTGGTTCTCGGGTGACCCCTGCATGCCCTACCCTGTCCCTCGAAGAGAAGTGCCAAGCCAGGAGGTCCTATGAGAAAGGATcctggaggggtgggggtgggttacCTGGCTGAACCAACCTTCTGATGGGATCCTTTTGGCTGGCAGGTGCTGGAGGAATTTAGGCATTTACCTCAGGCTGTAAAGGTGTGGAATAACTTGTCCCCACGTGTAGAATGCATCCTGGCAGAGCTCAAGAGCATTACACGGGAGAACAGGTATGTAACTAGGTAATTACGCTGCCTACTCTAGGCTAGAAGGTAGCAGCCTTATtgaactcagtttccatatccaAGCTTGCCAACCAGCCTCTGCTATAGGAAATCTCAGGGTTAATCCTGATTCCGCACAGAGTGACCCTGTGTTCTGTATGACCCTCTACTCCTGGCTCTGCCAGCTACCAGATAGGGGTTGTCTACTCTGAGTCACTGGAATGGCCAGAGGAAGAAATGTCCGCTATTCGTCCATCTTCTGGCCAgccttgtttctttctgttgggtGGTATGTGGAACTCTTGGCAACTAGGAAAAGCCCTTCATCCTTACTACCTCTCTGCCTAGCCCTTGTCCAcatttggggaaaaagataaatGGTGGGCACTGCAGAGGAGGGTCCATTTCCTAGCCTGGCTCCTCAAAAGATTAagttcctcctcctccctcagtaTGGCCATGAGCCTTCTACTTTCCAAAAAATAGTGTCCAGTTAAATCTAGAACAGTAGTACCCCTGTCCATTCCACTCTCCTCCCTCTTTCTTGGAGGCTTTCTGCCTAAATTCAGCTGGAAAGGGCTTTAGAGAACCTTCTACTAAGAACCTGTGGAGGCAATGCTAGACCTTCTCAGCTTGGGAGAGGTTGGAAGGAATCTGGGATGGAGCAGAGTATAGGTAGTAGGGTAGGTTGGCAGAGCATGCCTGGGTAAGAGCCTGCAATGTAGGCTGGGATTGCCCCCTGGAGTCTTATATTCATTCCTAGGATGGTACTAGTTCCAAAGGTGTTTTCTCAGTGTCTGCCCAGCCTAGGTTTCTTGGCTCCACCACTGAGCAAGGGGGTGGGTGGCGGCCCCCTTGGCAACTAGAAAAACTATCCTTGTGTTCCTATATAGTAGCATCTGCTTGGCAGTACTGAGCAGGAAACTGGCTGGCTGGTCTAAATACTCTTCCTGGGTACTGACCTGAGGACATAGGATGAGGATAGAAGGACAACTATTTCCCCCTCAAGCCTGGTCTGGGCTAGAGAGAGGAATGTGAGCATGCCAACCGTCTAGGCATTAGGACACTTTGGGATCTGTTCAGCCTGGTTGGCTGGGGAGCCTCTCTTGGGGAACCAAATGCTGGCTCTTGAGGAGACAGCTTGCTGTTACTTGTTTAGGCTTGAGCTAAATGAGGATCAGAGATACCCATATAACCTACTCCTTCAACCCCTCTTTGTTCTGAGTTCTTAGGGGTCCCCAGTAATAAGGCCTACAGATCATATTTGGTCCGGCAATTGAGTCCCCAGAGTTTCTACTTCTAGGATCCGAAAGAGGGCAACCAGGGATAAGGGAAGGGATAGGGACTTGGGAATTGTCAAGAGATACAAAAAGACTGATCAGAAACTGAATCCAGAAGCCCTTCACCCTCTTCCCCCAGGCATTTAACTTTTCATCAGTGGGCCTGGAACTTTCTCCATCTGTGTTTTGTGGCTTGTTCAGCCACTACTGCCCTTATTATGGGCACTGGATCAGGATGCACTTGGTAAACATTCATTCAAAATGATTGATTCCACTGATTCCAGCCTCCACCCCAGCCCTTGCCCCAGGAGGCTGAGGTCAGGTCTATCATctgccttctccccaccccctacCCCTGCCCAAGCTGCTTTTGTCACTTCCTGCCAGAGCCATTGGCTTCCTTGTGGGTGGATGAGGGAGTAGGCAAGGGTCTTCTGCCTATTCAGCTTACTAAACTGGTGTTCTCTTGCTCCAGTGATGCTGTGCTGGATGCTTTTCTGGATGACGGCTTCCTCATCCCCACATTTGAGCAGTTGGCAGCCTTGCAGATAGACTATGAAGGTAGGATCCCTGGGGGCTCACTGTAGCCTTGGAATACTGTGTTTCTTGGGTGGGAACACCAGGGATGGGCTGGGTAGCCCTGGGCTGGAGGATGAGGGCTGCTTTCTACCACTCTGTGGCCTCAGGAAGCTCTTCAGCCCTTCTGGCTGAACAATACAGGTAGCCCCGCTGATATGCAGTTGTGGTTGTGGGGCTATCCTTAAGTGGCCTGGGATGGGGTAGGGCAGGGTGGGTCTGGGGGGAGTTTTAATGCCATTATTGTGCTGTGTTAATTGTGATTTAGCCACTAGCTAGAGAGCTAGAACAGCAGAACAAGAAGGGCCTTGTGAGGTCATCTAGTCCAACATCCTCATGTTACAGATGGGcagactgaggtccagagaggggaAGGTACTgatccaaagtcacacagtgagTTATTGACAAAGTTGAAGCTAGAACCAGAGCTCCTTTTCTTCTATACTTTGTTTTATGTCAGTTGTTGGGTGCCAGATACTAACTGGTTTCTCTCTCCCCTGCTGTTctgctctcctcttccctcctgttcTGCGTTGGCAACTCTGTTGTTGGTGGTGGGGCTTGCTCTCCCTCCCATTGGTCCCCACCTCCCCTTCCCCTGTCAATGGTGCCCCTTACAAACCAGAAAACGTGGACTTGAATGACATCCTGGTGCCAAAGCCATTTTCTCAATTCTGGCAGCCCCTGCTTAGGGGCCTGCACTCCCAGACCTTCACGCAGGCCTTACTGGAAAGGATGCTCTCTGAGTTGCCAGCCTTGGGGAACAGCGGGATCCGACCCACCTACATCCTCAACTGGATCATTGAACTGATTGTGGCCAACACCAAGACTGGTGAGGGAGGCTAGCCCTAGCCCAGGGCCTAGGGCAGCCGAGGCAAGTGCATCTGCCCAGAGAAGCACCAGGCGGACACCTTCTTTATTAAAGGTTTAGGTTTGCCCAAGAGGTCCGTGGCAACAATGGACAAATCTCCCTCTACCTTTTTCTTCTCAGAGCCAACTAAACTGGGCTGGGACAAAGGGCCCTGAATACTTTGAGTGGATGGGAGGTATAGGGTTGGGAGTCTGGGGGATGGGGAGGGACAGAGCCAAGATTTTTGAGGTAAAAGGTTGGATGGGGGCTTTACTAGTTCCTTCTCCTCAGGACCTCTCTTCTGTTTCAGGACGAAATGCCCGCCGCTTTTCTGCAAGCCATTGGGAAGCAAGAAAGAGCTGGAGACTGTTCAGCTGCGCTGCCTCCCTTGACTGGCCCCGGGTGGTTGAGTCCTGCTTGGGCTCACCTTGCTGGGCCAGCTTCCAACTCCTTCAGCTGTAAGTCTCATGAATTCCATCTGGTAAGAGGGTGAGAGGTCACCAACAAGCCTCAGGGCCACAGAGCCCTAGAATACTAGAGCTGGAAGGACCCTTTCAAGAACATCTAACCCAACCCCCTTCCCATTGACAGATGGGAAAGCTGAGTCCCAGAGAGGTGAGGGGCAGGGCATTCTGCCTAAGATTACACAGCTAAGACCTGGCTGAACTGAGTCTGGCATGAGAATGATGAGGCAATCCCCCtagagtgcttagcacagtggcctgcacagagtaagtgctcaataaatggtagctgctGCTCAttattgaacccaggtcttctgactctAAGCCCAGTGCTGTCTCCTTCATTATCGTCCCAAAGTATACCTCTGATAGTTGTTCAACAATCTTCAGTGGCCCCCTATTGCCTTCCTGATGAAGTCTAGGCTTCTTGGCCTGGCATTCAAAGATCTTTCTGATTCACCTCAATTTAGGATTAACCATACCTCCTGTGATTCCTCTTTACCGAAACCATCCTGGGTTTATAGTCAAACTGAATATTATGCTGGTTCCTGTAAATACCTGTGGTtgtctccctttccttttctctgtcaTTTTCTGACCCCAAGTCACTTGCCTTATACTCACGGAAGCCTTTAGCACCTGATTCCCTTCCTCCTTTCACTTGGGTGATCCATATAACACTCTACAACTCCTCAACCCCAGTGACCTTCATTTTCCACTGTACTCAGCAgcccatttccaccacccagagcTGCTTTTCATTTCTGAAAGCTGACATCCTAACATCCCTCTCGGTGTCTACTACCTCTTGTCCTTCCAGTTCACATCTACATTCCATGACATCTGTTCTTTGCCTCTGTTTAGACCTTTATCCCTCCATGTCGTACCTTTCTCGATCTTGCTTCCCCTTGATCCTGTCTGGTCAATCACTTCAGCCTCACATCTGCCCATCCTTTGGCCATATCTGACTTGCAAACCCCAAGGTGGGATTGATTTTCCCCACTCTGCTTCCCCTGTTCTTCAGCCTGGCTGGCtgagctctgctggagaaaaccaCATAACCCAGGGGATTGCTGCCACTGCAGAGGTATGCTTCTTAATTTGGGGCCAGGCCTCAGTTCTGCTTGTCTGAACTTTTGTTTTCTGACCactgtctctcccacttcctgacTATTCTAAACCCTTATCATGTACCTGAAGTTCCTCCCCCTCTTCCATTTCACCCTAGCTTCCTGGAACACATGGAGGCATCCAGCAGGGCCCCTCGACTTGAGGTCCAGCCCTTGTGGACAGATCTGCGGCTGCACTCAACCCTTTCGCCAGTCTCGGGATGAGGTGGCCTTGCCCTGCCTCAGAGTCTGCTCCTCCACCTATGCTCTGGAGCCACCTCTGCCAGCATTGCTGGGGCCTCACCCCAGCCTCTCCCTTGCTCTGCTGGCTCTTGCTCTTCAGCCTATGAATGTGCCTGAATTTTTCACATCTTGAAACAAAAcgacaataacaataacaaaagcacaatgTCCTTTGACCCTGCATCCCTCTGTAGCTACCAGCTTATCATCCTTACCCTCCCATCCAAACATCTCAAAAGCGTAGCCTACACTCAAACAATCTCAATTTCCTCACTACCCTCTTGCTTCTCAACCTCCTGCAATTTGACATTCACCCCCAGTGCTGCTTTGACTGCCTAATTACTGAATTCAGTGGGCCCTTGTGAGCCTCACTGTCTGCTGCGTTGGTGCTGTGTACCTCTCCCTTCAGGAAAGGCCTGTGCCTTTTACTGGTTCCTATAAAGTACTGAGGCCAAGATGTCTTTATCTAGCTCAGGCCTTTCCCCCAAGCTTCAGCCTCCTGTAATCACCTGCATGTTagacatctccccttgaatggaCCAAAACAGAATTGGCCATTTTATTCCCTACCCCAACCCCCAAAGTGATCTTCCTCCTCTGGTCCCTGTCTCACTTGGTGGTGACACCATCTACCCTGTCGTGTTAAGTCTCTCAAATACTTCCGAAATCAGATTATTTTGTGTTGCTGTGTCTACTTCCCCTAGTGTCACCTTCCCTTTATCAAACTGTAAGATTTTCAGGGCAAGGGCTGTCCATTAACCATCTGTGTCCCAGCATACCACACAGGTACAGGCACCAAACAGGCCTCAGTAAATGTGGTTGAACTGGACTGTGTTCTGCTGTCTCATTGCCAATGGTGCTTCACTTGGTGAGAGCTGACTCAGTGCGTGGGGAATGAATCAAATGGGAGTCTGGGTGCCAAGACTCTCTTAGCACCCTGATTGCTCTTTGGAGTCTGAGATCTAATAATATTTGGGCTGCAGTAGTGTTTATATAAGAGAAAAAAGGTGGCCTCGTAGACAAAGCCAGCCAGGGCAAAGGCTTCAGGAGATAGCACTGAACCAAAAAGCCGTATTTTCAGATGTATGCGCTCTAGACTTGGAGTGATATGGATGGGTGGGAAACTGGGAGAACCAAAAGGGCCTGGAGTAGTCAGGAAAAACATTACAGAGGAAACATTTGAGCAATTTAAGCAAGAAAGGAAGTTTCAAAGTCAGAAGGAACATAATATGTATATGTGATGGGGGAGGGAGTGAAAAGAGCAGCATGGAAAGGTTTGGATAGGTGGCCTTCAAGGTACTTTCCAATCCTAAGTGTCTACAGAGTGGAAGCTGCTGGTATTGGAGAAGTTTGGACCACAGAGATCTTCTCCCAACCCAAGCATACCAGAGGGATGCGACACATGCCAGCAGTAACAGCGCCTCACTTGGGTACGAGTCCTTATGCACAGATCCTGCCTTCCCCAGATAGTTAATCTAGTCTAATCACCCCATTACACAGATTGGGACACAGATGGAATTTTTCTAGGTACTGTGCTGCAAGTCAGTAGCAGAGCTGGGGCCAGAATGTGGATATCTTGTCCTTAGTCCTGTATTCTTTCTACAGTGCTTCATTATATTGTACTATTGCAAAAAGCATCCATTACTTGACTCATACAGAACTTGGTTTTTTTCCCCCCGGAGAAAAAATGTTTAGGCCTTGGAAACCTGGACCTGAACAGCTGTTACAAGTTCTTGAACCAGGAATAACAAAAAGGAGGCAAATAGGTCTGTCAGTAAAGAAGTACAGAGTATTGGGACACAAGAGTCCTTGGGGCCATCCAGCCCCTGTGCTGTCATTTAACAAGAGAAATCGAGACTTAGAGAGGGGAAGGAACTTTGCCGGGGTTACCCAGTGAATAAGGGGACATAAAAATAAGAAGATAACACTGCAGTTAAATGCCAGGCGTGGTACTATGTATTTTTGGTTGAAGTCATTTCATTTAATTGACACAGCAGTCTTTGAAAGTGGAGTATTATTATACTCTTATTTGACAGGACACCAAGACGCTGAGGAGTGAAATGACTTATTCAAGTCCCATGGTTCATTGATGGTGGGACAGGGATTTGGGCCCAGGTCTTGTGAGTCCAAAGTCCACCTTCTGTCCATCAACCTGAACCTATGACCTTCTCAGCTTTGAGTTGTGACCAGGCAAATCCAAGGAAGGAATTATTTTAAGATTCATATCACTCTTGCGCCTTAATGGTCAGACTAGACAGCTTTTGCGATAGTGGATGGGTAATAATAAATAGCAGGGATAAGCCATCTTGACTGTATCAAGGTTCTAGAATATTTAGTATTAATTATACTAATGGACCACAGTGAGAGGGAAGAGAATTTCTGTCTGGCTTTTCCTCTAATAATGTTGGAAGCTTTTCAAGAGCATCCTTCAGCCAGCCAATATCAATTCAGTTTGAGTTAGTGTCCTCTTGGAATGTGAAATTAGTCCTGCAGAGAGTGTCTCCCAGTCTCCCAATCGAGTCACTAGTCTCCAGCCTTGCCCCCCACTGGCAGTGGCTATGCATATATGTCTGCATGTGGGGCCCAGAGAGAAAACAGCCCCCTTGAGCATAGGGTCCCTCCTTGAACTGCCCGTAGTTCAAACTCAATACACCTAGAAGgaacccatccatctatccatcccaCCCATGCATCCAGCAGTGACCGAGTGCCTGTTAGGTGCCAGGTTGTACGTGAGGCTCTGCAAGGGGTGCATGCACGCCTCTTCCCATGAGCTCTCCTTCTCAGTGGCTGTGTATCTGTTGGTGGTTTTGCTGTTAGTGTGGTCCTTT is drawn from Loxodonta africana isolate mLoxAfr1 chromosome X, mLoxAfr1.hap2, whole genome shotgun sequence and contains these coding sequences:
- the LAS1L gene encoding ribosomal biogenesis protein LAS1L isoform X6 codes for the protein MDRVWSAWCGKCAKGKGSSPLWAQRIVVAWLNRAEWDQVMVYLFCEDHTLQRYALNRITVWRSRLGNDLPLAVASTADLVRCKLMDVTGGLGTDELSLLYGMALVRFVNLISERKTKFVKLPLKFLAQEVNIPDWIVELRHELTHKKMPHINDCRRGCYFVLDWLQKTYWCRQLENSLRESWELEEDREETDEEDQEEDKNIVVDDITEQRPEPKEDVKGAELDVQADGDSKEVDSHSEKALRRKELYERVRELLVSYEEEQFKVLEEFRHLPQAVKVWNNLSPRVECILAELKSITRENSDAVLDAFLDDGFLIPTFEQLAALQIDYEDGQTEVQRGEGTDPKSHKNVDLNDILVPKPFSQFWQPLLRGLHSQTFTQALLERMLSELPALGNSGIRPTYILNWIIELIVANTKTGRNARRFSASHWEARKSWRLFSCAASLDWPRVVESCLGSPCWASFQLLQL
- the LAS1L gene encoding ribosomal biogenesis protein LAS1L isoform X5; this encodes MDRVWSAWCGKCAKGKGSSPLWAQRIVVAWLNRAEWDQVMVYLFCEDHTLQRYALNRITVWRSRLGNDLPLAVASTADLVRCKLMDVTGGLGTDELSLLYGMALVRFVNLISERKTKFVKLPLKFLAQEVNIPDWIVELRHELTHKKMPHINDCRRGCYFVLDWLQKTYWCRQLENSLRESWELEEDREETDEEDQEEDKNIVVDDITEQRPEPKEDVKGAELDVQADGDSKEVDSHSEKALRRKELYERVRELLVSYEEEQFKVLEEFRHLPQAVKVWNNLSPRVECILAELKSITRENSDAVLDAFLDDGFLIPTFEQLAALQIDYEDGQTEVQRGEGTDPKSHKNVDLNDILVPKPFSQFWQPLLRGLHSQTFTQALLERMLSELPALGNSGIRPTYILNWIIELIVANTKTGRNARRFSASHWEARKSWRLFSCAASLDWPRVVESCLGSPCWASFQLLQLVYRVEAAGIGEVWTTEIFSQPKHTRGMRHMPAVTAPHLASSKPWDQSCQTRIRRSCCASAPFIPRVEKIAWCRKV